A portion of the Eubacterium maltosivorans genome contains these proteins:
- a CDS encoding sensor domain-containing diguanylate cyclase, producing the protein MKKDALLKTNLFICVIIVLGFAVASYVSYHSNNGIFKKDVEHISSLTSEGIYYQIDAIFTKPINISLTMANDHLLKEFLNEEAARGDEDDFVQTMQNYLYGYKQKYSYDSVFLVSAQTSRYYHFNGIDRTLAPGNPENDWYYSFLNGREDTGLNIDNDEAAQNEVTVFINCKIKGDDGSVLGVVGVGFKVDSLQGIFRNYENQFGIKAYLIDADGTIQISTDQTGFEPSSLFDIDGCAVFEDKAFPAPDAENAFWYRQDGHEGYGVARYVPSLKWYLMIDNDTTAWRNKTIVQLSVGVLVIALVTATVLLVITRVIRRYNAQIVGLTLEREKKHSAIFKEETEKIYENIYEIDITHNRAASAATHQYFESLGVPEDTAAYDDALAIIAEKQIKEDYRDGYLSTFGPQQVLRAYELGIENLRYEFMITKDGQHYYWMRITARIFFWEEDQSVRMFVYRQNIDEEKKREQYMYEKMKRDSLTGLYHKVGTQEQIDRALAAQPEKTYAFFILDIDDFKDVNDTCGHAMGDLVISRFASVLKAQFREDDIVGRIGGDEFAAFVPVPSPEYARQKAESLVAALHISYEGGRQITASVGASLAPRDGHDFAALYQKADSALYDVKAQGKDGFKLY; encoded by the coding sequence ATGAAAAAAGACGCTCTGCTTAAAACCAATCTCTTCATCTGTGTGATCATTGTTCTGGGGTTCGCGGTGGCCTCCTATGTCAGCTACCACTCCAACAACGGCATCTTCAAAAAAGACGTGGAGCATATCTCCTCCCTCACCTCAGAGGGCATCTATTACCAGATCGACGCCATTTTCACCAAGCCCATCAACATCTCCCTGACCATGGCCAACGACCACCTGCTCAAGGAATTCCTGAACGAGGAGGCCGCGCGGGGCGACGAGGACGACTTTGTCCAGACCATGCAAAACTACCTGTACGGCTACAAGCAAAAGTACAGCTACGACTCCGTCTTTCTCGTCTCCGCCCAGACCAGCCGCTACTACCACTTTAACGGCATCGACCGCACCCTGGCCCCCGGCAACCCCGAGAACGACTGGTACTATTCCTTCCTGAACGGCCGGGAGGACACTGGCCTCAACATCGACAACGACGAGGCCGCCCAGAACGAGGTGACCGTGTTCATCAACTGCAAGATCAAGGGCGACGATGGGTCTGTGCTGGGCGTGGTGGGCGTTGGCTTCAAGGTCGATTCCCTCCAGGGCATCTTTCGGAATTACGAGAACCAGTTCGGCATCAAGGCCTACCTCATCGACGCGGACGGCACCATCCAGATCTCCACCGACCAGACCGGCTTCGAGCCCTCCAGCCTTTTTGATATTGACGGCTGCGCGGTCTTTGAGGACAAGGCCTTTCCCGCGCCCGATGCCGAGAACGCCTTCTGGTACCGCCAGGACGGCCACGAGGGCTACGGCGTGGCCCGGTACGTGCCCAGCCTTAAATGGTACCTCATGATCGACAACGACACCACCGCCTGGCGGAATAAAACCATTGTCCAGCTGAGCGTCGGCGTCTTGGTCATCGCCCTGGTCACCGCCACCGTCCTCCTTGTCATTACCCGGGTCATAAGACGCTACAACGCCCAGATCGTGGGCCTGACCCTGGAGCGTGAGAAGAAGCACAGCGCCATTTTCAAGGAAGAGACCGAAAAAATCTACGAGAACATCTACGAGATCGACATCACCCACAACCGCGCTGCCAGCGCGGCCACCCACCAGTATTTTGAGAGCCTGGGCGTGCCCGAGGACACCGCCGCCTACGACGACGCCCTTGCGATCATTGCCGAAAAGCAGATTAAAGAAGATTACCGCGACGGCTACCTGTCCACCTTCGGCCCCCAGCAGGTTCTCAGGGCCTACGAGCTGGGCATCGAAAACCTGCGCTACGAGTTTATGATCACCAAGGACGGCCAGCACTATTACTGGATGCGCATCACAGCGCGCATTTTCTTCTGGGAGGAGGACCAGTCTGTGCGCATGTTTGTGTACCGCCAGAACATCGACGAGGAGAAAAAGCGGGAGCAGTACATGTACGAAAAGATGAAGCGGGATTCCCTCACCGGCCTCTACCACAAGGTGGGCACCCAGGAGCAGATCGACCGCGCCCTGGCCGCGCAGCCCGAAAAAACCTACGCTTTCTTTATTCTGGACATCGACGACTTCAAGGACGTCAACGATACCTGCGGCCACGCCATGGGCGACCTGGTCATCTCACGCTTCGCCTCTGTGCTCAAGGCCCAGTTCCGCGAGGACGACATTGTCGGCCGTATCGGCGGCGACGAGTTTGCCGCCTTTGTGCCGGTGCCCTCGCCCGAATACGCCAGACAGAAAGCCGAAAGCCTGGTGGCCGCCCTGCACATAAGCTACGAAGGCGGCAGGCAGATCACCGCCAGCGTGGGCGCCTCCCTGGCGCCCCGGGACGGCCATGACTTCGCCGCCCTGTACCAAAAAGCCGACAGCGCCCTGTACGACGTCAAGGCCCAGGGAAAGGATGGGTTTAAGCTGTACTAA
- a CDS encoding sensor domain-containing diguanylate cyclase: MEVQTTQSFYTFTTETPELLFDGIACFQADASLTPRYLNPSLMDFLGLSVLPGSLAAYMEKEDLPAFKAFLNRLKPGETAHARQRLTDRSGTPTWVCASCQQVSKPEDAPALILCQFADLRYLKRTQTESYADQVPCGVFKAMVDDRLTLLYANAFFYETYGYTRETAEAAGFSNCELIVPPEDFKRVHSEITGHITAGQYSFELENRGRTIGGATLWVLVRCQYNPSDNTLFGAVFDITDRKTAEEALRISEEENRIALRHSDKFIARYDLRTHTLFQTEEAAQLLGQKTVTENVPDSVIQGLDIADETTADYLRFYRDMLAGQPEGHTSVRMFAPDQNRYVWYIADYSLVYSDGGEPITAIITYSDSTELHEREIAYERWFTAYEQRRKDSIAYYEFNLSADVLETFEGQTKDSIPEDCQQTLEALTHYTSEHFVLPEDRKKYRRFFGRGRLLELHRQGTSELSLEHRRLRPSGDGFFWARADVQMIDDPFVGAVRFFALIQDIDSSKRRSLELRKLSQTDPLTGLYNRATLIKRLGRVLRRGTAAHHALIILDIDHFKSLNDTCGHQFGDRVLIEVAGALRDCLRSNDFSGRLGGDEFMIFMRGLSDTAIIRDRLNVLRERLCHLGLTEAPLTVSIGVALFPSHGRSFQELYDKADSALYQAKRQGRDTMVFYE, translated from the coding sequence ATGGAAGTACAAACCACCCAATCGTTCTATACCTTTACAACCGAAACACCTGAGCTTCTCTTTGACGGCATCGCCTGCTTTCAGGCAGACGCCTCCCTGACCCCGCGCTACCTGAACCCCAGTCTCATGGATTTTCTGGGACTGAGCGTCCTGCCAGGCTCCCTCGCGGCCTATATGGAGAAGGAAGACCTGCCAGCCTTTAAAGCGTTCCTGAACCGCCTGAAGCCTGGCGAGACCGCGCATGCCCGCCAGAGGCTGACAGACCGCAGCGGCACTCCCACCTGGGTCTGCGCCTCCTGCCAGCAGGTCTCAAAGCCCGAGGACGCCCCTGCCCTTATCCTCTGCCAGTTTGCCGACCTGCGGTACCTGAAGCGCACCCAGACCGAGAGCTACGCCGACCAGGTGCCCTGCGGCGTTTTTAAGGCCATGGTAGACGACCGCCTGACCCTGCTGTACGCCAACGCCTTTTTCTATGAGACCTACGGCTACACCCGCGAAACGGCTGAGGCCGCAGGCTTTTCAAACTGCGAGCTCATCGTGCCGCCCGAGGATTTTAAGCGCGTGCACAGCGAGATTACAGGCCATATCACCGCAGGGCAGTATTCCTTCGAGCTTGAAAACCGGGGCCGCACCATCGGGGGCGCGACCCTCTGGGTGCTGGTCCGCTGCCAGTACAACCCGTCGGACAACACCCTGTTCGGCGCTGTGTTCGACATCACCGACCGCAAGACCGCCGAGGAGGCCCTGCGCATCAGCGAGGAGGAAAACCGTATCGCCCTGCGCCACTCCGATAAGTTTATCGCCCGGTACGATCTGCGCACCCATACCCTGTTCCAGACCGAGGAGGCCGCCCAGCTGTTAGGGCAGAAAACCGTGACCGAAAACGTGCCCGACTCGGTGATCCAGGGCCTCGACATCGCGGACGAGACCACCGCCGACTACCTCCGGTTTTACCGGGACATGCTGGCCGGACAGCCCGAGGGCCATACCTCGGTCAGGATGTTCGCCCCAGACCAGAACCGCTACGTCTGGTATATCGCGGATTACTCCCTGGTCTACAGCGACGGCGGCGAGCCCATCACCGCCATCATCACTTACTCGGACAGCACCGAGCTGCACGAGCGCGAGATCGCCTATGAGCGGTGGTTTACCGCCTACGAACAGCGCCGCAAGGACAGCATCGCCTACTACGAGTTCAATCTGTCCGCCGATGTGCTCGAGACCTTTGAGGGGCAGACCAAGGACAGCATTCCCGAGGACTGCCAGCAGACCCTGGAAGCCCTCACCCACTACACCAGCGAGCACTTTGTCCTGCCCGAGGACCGGAAAAAATACCGGCGCTTTTTTGGCCGCGGCCGCCTGCTGGAGCTGCACCGCCAGGGAACCAGCGAGCTGAGCCTGGAGCACCGCCGCCTGCGTCCGTCCGGCGACGGCTTTTTCTGGGCCAGAGCCGACGTGCAGATGATCGACGACCCCTTTGTGGGCGCAGTGCGCTTTTTCGCCCTCATCCAGGACATTGACAGCAGCAAGCGGCGCTCCCTGGAGCTGCGCAAGCTCTCCCAGACCGACCCGCTCACCGGGCTCTATAACCGGGCCACCCTCATCAAGCGCCTTGGCCGCGTGCTGCGCCGGGGCACCGCGGCTCACCACGCCCTCATCATTCTAGACATCGACCATTTCAAGTCCCTCAACGACACCTGCGGCCACCAGTTCGGCGACAGGGTTCTCATCGAGGTGGCTGGCGCCCTGAGAGACTGCCTGCGCAGCAATGACTTCTCCGGGCGACTGGGCGGCGACGAGTTCATGATCTTTATGCGCGGCCTGTCCGACACCGCCATTATCAGAGACCGCCTGAACGTGCTCAGAGAACGGCTCTGCCATCTGGGTCTGACCGAAGCTCCGCTCACTGTCAGCATCGGGGTCGCCCTTTTCCCCAGCCACGGCAGAAGCTTCCAGGAGCTTTACGATAAAGCCGACAGCGCCCTCTACCAGGCCAAGCGCCAGGGGCGCGACACCATGGTATTTTACGAATAA
- a CDS encoding PAS domain-containing hybrid sensor histidine kinase/response regulator encodes MEEDLKQHSDTAGYEYNTLMSLMQVSVSKHLLDEHFTLVWANAFYYELIGWDKAEYEARYHNLCDTYYADDPGELAKLTEVVMDAINNNRGGYTHISHMPKKGGEYVWVRMVATFSDEYIDGHQVSYTVMTDINDLVLMQKAQTVTYNALPGFVAKFHVSRDFRLTLLEANTRYTAFFGEDCWDTGANPLFLQNYAQNRRAIEASREKILSGQPLSLGLTVRGADGQEARLQLSATCVDWQNQEPVYLAIFIDVTDITELREMQSQLEAQAAELKEALEAAEQASRAKSDFLSSMSHDIRTPMNAIVGMTEIARTHLDDPDRVENCLDKIALSSQHLLGLINDVLDMSAIESGSMALNNSPFSLPDFMENIVAIIQPAAAEKSQHLFIRTFGVEHEHLYADPLRLKQVFINILSNAVKFTPEAGSITLTLEEFPAAWEGFGQFRFTFADTGMGMTEDFAAHIFDAFTRERDSRVDKTEGSGLGMAITKKIVDMMGGSVTVRSAPGAGSTFVVYLSLHIEANPDSYPALPALRVLIADDDALMCEYAVQTLNALGIDAECAENGGDTVRRVLKAHEDGQDFDVLILDWKMPGTDGLGVTRQIRAQLGDKLPILIASSYDWADIRQEAQSAGANDFISKPLFKSTLCHTLKRLIHGEPLNTGHAGEAPRYDFGGRRFLLVEDNPLNQEIAVELLSQAGAAVDCAGDGAEGCDAFAMAPSGYYDLILMDVQMPVMNGYEATRSIRQMARADARAIPIVAMTADAFAADIEKAREAGMDSHLAKPLDLQLMLQELDRLL; translated from the coding sequence ATGGAAGAAGACCTTAAGCAACACAGCGATACCGCAGGCTATGAGTACAACACCCTCATGAGCCTGATGCAGGTGAGCGTCAGCAAGCATCTGCTGGACGAGCACTTTACCCTGGTCTGGGCCAACGCGTTCTACTATGAGCTCATCGGCTGGGACAAGGCCGAATATGAGGCCAGATACCACAACCTGTGCGACACCTACTACGCCGACGACCCCGGCGAGCTCGCAAAGCTCACCGAGGTGGTCATGGACGCCATCAACAACAACCGTGGCGGCTACACCCACATCTCCCACATGCCCAAAAAGGGCGGGGAGTACGTCTGGGTGCGCATGGTGGCCACCTTTTCTGACGAGTACATCGACGGCCATCAGGTCTCCTACACGGTCATGACCGACATCAACGACCTGGTGCTCATGCAGAAGGCCCAGACCGTCACCTACAACGCCCTGCCTGGCTTTGTGGCCAAGTTTCATGTCAGCAGAGACTTCAGGCTCACCCTGCTGGAGGCCAACACGCGCTACACCGCCTTTTTCGGCGAGGACTGCTGGGACACCGGGGCAAACCCGCTCTTTCTGCAGAACTACGCCCAGAACCGCCGGGCCATCGAGGCCAGCCGGGAGAAAATCCTGTCTGGGCAACCCCTCAGCCTGGGCCTTACCGTCAGAGGCGCGGACGGCCAGGAAGCCCGCCTGCAGCTGAGCGCCACCTGCGTGGACTGGCAGAACCAGGAGCCCGTCTACCTCGCCATCTTCATCGACGTGACCGACATCACCGAGCTGCGGGAAATGCAGAGCCAGCTCGAAGCTCAGGCGGCAGAGCTTAAAGAAGCCCTCGAAGCCGCCGAGCAGGCCAGCCGCGCCAAGTCCGACTTCCTGTCCAGCATGAGCCACGATATCCGCACGCCCATGAACGCCATCGTGGGCATGACCGAGATCGCCAGAACACACCTGGACGACCCAGACCGCGTGGAAAACTGCCTGGACAAAATCGCCCTGTCCAGCCAGCACCTGCTCGGGCTCATCAACGACGTGCTGGACATGTCCGCCATCGAGAGCGGCAGCATGGCCTTAAACAACAGCCCCTTCTCCCTGCCCGACTTCATGGAGAACATCGTGGCCATCATCCAGCCCGCCGCGGCCGAAAAAAGCCAGCACCTGTTCATCCGCACCTTTGGCGTGGAGCACGAGCACCTGTACGCCGACCCGCTGCGCCTCAAGCAGGTCTTTATCAATATTTTGTCCAACGCCGTCAAGTTTACGCCCGAGGCAGGCAGCATCACCCTGACCCTGGAGGAATTTCCCGCCGCCTGGGAGGGCTTCGGACAGTTCCGCTTCACCTTCGCCGACACCGGTATGGGCATGACCGAGGACTTCGCGGCCCATATCTTCGACGCCTTCACCCGTGAGCGCGACAGCCGGGTGGATAAGACCGAGGGCAGCGGCCTGGGCATGGCCATCACCAAAAAGATCGTGGACATGATGGGCGGCAGCGTCACAGTCCGCAGCGCTCCGGGCGCGGGCAGCACCTTTGTGGTATACCTGTCTCTGCACATCGAGGCAAACCCGGACAGCTACCCGGCGCTGCCGGCACTGCGGGTGCTCATCGCCGACGACGACGCCCTCATGTGCGAGTACGCCGTCCAGACCCTGAACGCCCTGGGCATTGACGCCGAGTGCGCCGAAAACGGCGGGGACACCGTGCGCCGGGTCTTAAAAGCCCACGAGGACGGGCAGGATTTTGACGTGCTGATCCTGGACTGGAAGATGCCCGGCACCGACGGCCTGGGTGTCACCCGGCAGATCCGCGCCCAGCTTGGGGATAAGCTCCCCATCCTCATCGCCTCGTCCTACGACTGGGCCGACATCAGGCAGGAGGCCCAAAGCGCCGGGGCCAACGACTTTATCTCAAAGCCCCTGTTCAAATCCACCCTCTGCCATACCCTCAAGCGGCTGATCCACGGCGAGCCCCTGAACACCGGCCACGCCGGTGAAGCGCCCCGGTACGATTTTGGCGGCAGGCGTTTCCTGCTGGTGGAGGACAACCCGCTCAACCAGGAGATCGCCGTCGAGCTCCTGTCCCAGGCCGGCGCGGCTGTGGACTGCGCCGGCGACGGTGCCGAGGGCTGCGATGCCTTTGCCATGGCCCCGTCCGGTTACTATGACCTGATCCTCATGGACGTGCAGATGCCTGTCATGAACGGCTACGAGGCCACCCGCAGCATCCGGCAGATGGCCCGGGCCGACGCCCGCGCCATCCCCATCGTCGCCATGACCGCCGACGCCTTCGCGGCCGACATCGAAAAGGCCCGGGAGGCCGGCATGGACAGCCACCTCGCCAAGCCCCTGGACCTCCAGCTCATGCTACAGGAGCTCGACAGGCTCCTGTAA
- a CDS encoding GGDEF domain-containing protein, whose amino-acid sequence MTSDMIPLIVIGLIYFYQNWFFFRYAEAILLKPVKRRWIALAFFLNYTLFTLCSVLQLHLVVNWLLIFTLLLIEILCFFRCPLSDGFILALFSMIIGLALNILLRCLLAAAFDLPLASFDNNSMDAGNLKRYPVGLGFLAAGLYFQIARRYDAHMDNPRVVFKDPARRRFLIQLSLAIYLYLVLNLLIYTQPGNLLVLKLWGVKSCVFSLLGLYLAVRYAARISRLGQYRALNSQVLAALEHQREEALELSRIASTDPLTGCPNRQMAEAATAGWLETGTPFCLCFADLNGLKLVNDTQGHEMGDRYLLTVVQTLQSACRQDADQLFRYGGDEFLLLFRDLTPAIAASRMDRVNRSLRARSHMPGHPFAMSVSFGLAQSGEGESPDALIQTADKRMYHDKENTERNKNGRRP is encoded by the coding sequence ATGACCTCTGACATGATCCCGCTCATTGTCATCGGATTGATCTATTTTTACCAGAACTGGTTCTTTTTCCGCTACGCGGAGGCCATCCTGTTAAAACCGGTAAAAAGGCGGTGGATCGCGCTGGCTTTTTTCCTCAACTACACGCTGTTTACCCTCTGCTCAGTTCTGCAGCTGCACCTGGTCGTCAACTGGCTGCTGATCTTTACCCTGCTGCTCATCGAGATCCTCTGCTTTTTCCGCTGCCCGTTGAGCGACGGCTTTATCCTGGCCCTGTTCTCCATGATTATCGGCCTGGCTTTAAACATTCTGCTGCGCTGCCTGCTGGCCGCAGCCTTTGACCTGCCCCTCGCCAGCTTTGACAACAACTCGATGGACGCTGGCAACCTCAAGCGCTACCCGGTGGGACTGGGGTTTTTAGCCGCCGGGCTCTACTTTCAGATCGCCCGGCGTTACGACGCCCACATGGATAACCCGCGTGTCGTCTTCAAGGACCCTGCCCGGAGGCGCTTCCTGATCCAGCTGAGCCTGGCCATCTACCTGTACCTGGTGCTCAACCTGCTCATCTACACACAGCCCGGCAACCTCCTGGTGCTCAAGCTGTGGGGCGTCAAGTCCTGTGTCTTTTCGCTGCTGGGCCTCTATCTGGCCGTCCGGTACGCGGCCCGCATCAGCCGGCTGGGCCAGTACCGGGCGCTCAACAGCCAGGTGCTCGCGGCGTTAGAACATCAAAGAGAGGAAGCGCTGGAGCTGAGCCGCATCGCCTCCACCGACCCGCTGACCGGCTGCCCGAACCGGCAGATGGCAGAGGCCGCCACCGCCGGCTGGCTGGAGACAGGCACGCCCTTCTGCCTCTGCTTCGCGGACCTCAACGGCCTGAAGCTTGTCAACGACACCCAGGGACATGAGATGGGCGACCGCTACCTGCTCACTGTGGTACAGACCCTGCAGAGCGCCTGCCGCCAGGACGCCGACCAGCTTTTCCGCTACGGCGGCGACGAGTTCCTGCTCCTGTTCCGGGACCTGACGCCCGCCATTGCGGCCAGCCGTATGGACCGGGTGAACCGGAGCCTGCGGGCCCGCAGCCACATGCCCGGCCACCCCTTTGCCATGTCCGTCAGCTTCGGCCTGGCGCAGAGCGGTGAGGGCGAGAGCCCGGACGCCCTTATCCAGACAGCGGACAAGCGCATGTATCACGATAAAGAAAACACCGAAAGAAATAAAAATGGAAGAAGACCTTAA
- a CDS encoding GGDEF domain-containing protein, translated as MTQNLNALMLLILLLSGLYAFSSWGLLSALNQDMPHLRHWWPVLGLCLCALFLIMALFNLPLPLFFLLLYGLKVCELLHFPEPGQPNWAAVNVGFLFTCAACLILLGLLSFGLGLDTRAVLSDPALRAACLALLLLFGLAAELLLSRRAGFLAEFRDIYGSEESRLFVRFTFLAVIFVLADAAACLFELPSAVVSLFLVGSNALLLMMVGFFMNQLNIIRQEDYLEYEHTRLTSTMHQQAERTEALRDTAYRDPLTGAYTRLYLFNYLELLLSRHTPFTLAYLDLDGLKAVNDAYGHLTGDHYLREFSGQFTKALRGEDVFARVGGDEFMVLLPGLSAEAAEALLSAARTRLEAPRGQGFSLSFSFGTAEAPAGTKKTRESLVREADRSMYADKSARRGREVRHDL; from the coding sequence ATGACCCAAAACCTGAATGCCCTCATGCTGCTCATTCTCCTGCTGTCCGGCCTCTACGCCTTTTCCAGCTGGGGACTCCTGAGCGCCCTGAACCAGGACATGCCGCACCTGCGCCACTGGTGGCCGGTCCTCGGCCTGTGCCTGTGCGCCCTGTTTTTGATCATGGCGTTATTTAACCTGCCGCTGCCCCTGTTTTTTCTGCTGCTCTACGGCCTCAAGGTCTGCGAGCTTCTGCACTTTCCAGAGCCGGGCCAGCCAAACTGGGCGGCCGTGAACGTGGGCTTTCTGTTCACCTGCGCTGCCTGCCTGATCCTTCTGGGCCTGTTATCCTTTGGCCTGGGGCTTGACACCCGCGCAGTCCTGAGCGACCCGGCGCTCCGCGCCGCCTGCCTGGCGCTTCTGCTGCTCTTCGGCCTCGCCGCCGAGCTGCTGCTGAGCCGCCGCGCCGGCTTTCTGGCCGAGTTCCGGGATATTTACGGCTCCGAGGAATCCCGGCTGTTTGTCCGGTTTACCTTTCTGGCAGTCATCTTTGTGCTAGCGGACGCTGCCGCCTGCCTCTTTGAGCTCCCCAGCGCTGTGGTTTCCCTGTTTCTGGTGGGGAGCAACGCCCTGCTGCTCATGATGGTGGGCTTTTTTATGAACCAGCTGAACATTATCCGGCAGGAGGACTATCTGGAATATGAGCACACCCGCCTCACCTCCACCATGCACCAGCAGGCCGAGCGCACCGAGGCCCTGCGGGACACCGCCTACCGCGACCCGCTGACCGGCGCCTACACAAGACTCTACCTCTTTAATTACCTGGAGCTGCTGCTGAGCCGCCATACCCCCTTCACGCTGGCCTACCTGGACCTGGACGGCCTGAAGGCCGTCAACGACGCCTACGGCCACCTGACCGGGGACCACTATCTGAGGGAATTCTCCGGCCAGTTCACGAAGGCCCTGCGCGGCGAGGACGTCTTTGCCCGGGTGGGCGGCGATGAGTTCATGGTGCTGCTGCCCGGTCTGTCCGCCGAGGCGGCAGAGGCCCTGCTGTCAGCTGCCCGGACGCGGCTCGAGGCCCCGCGCGGGCAGGGTTTTTCATTATCCTTCAGCTTTGGCACCGCCGAGGCACCCGCAGGCACCAAAAAGACCCGGGAAAGCCTCGTGCGGGAGGCGGACCGCAGCATGTATGCGGACAAAAGCGCCCGGCGCGGGAGGGAGGTGCGGCATGACCTCTGA
- a CDS encoding putative bifunctional diguanylate cyclase/phosphodiesterase, producing MSENEQGIKHYDIAPDNEYNMLMSALRVSVSRHLMDAHFTLISANPYYYELIGYPKDEYEALFHNRPDIYFNQNPEDWSAIVEKVAAAAGAGHTSYEAMARMYHKSGRAMWIKMVGVFTDEVVDGCPVAYTVMTDMTDYIEQEQALQRSNAKLLELAFVDPMTRGPNRSKFDMDAGGAILEGAPGDYVLVSMDIRKFKLINDLFGIEMGDQTLRYVYEVMRRHLKDDELVCRAAADNFCLLLQNADKRMLVNRLERMAQDINSFNDGCERKYFLSLAFGIYPVLDPNLPLTQQLDRANVALKNVKDAGDSRLFACQFYSDLDRLKLMREKDMENRMQDALLNGEFVVYLQPKLSLKDDAIAGAEALVRWQDPERGLIPPDEFIPFFEKNRFIVEVDLYVFEQVCILLRGWLDRGVKPVPISVNMSRAHLADADFLDAYEAIRSEYSVPPELLEIELTETLVFTNPEMLFQVIDQIHRRGYRCSMDDFGSGYSSLNLLKDLQMDTLKLDRAFFTSQNADNPRERDVVTSVIDMAEKLSMSTVAEGVESQKQVEFLRQSSCDMVQGYVFSRPVPIPDFETLAFGGGETDNP from the coding sequence ATGTCAGAAAACGAACAAGGCATCAAACATTATGACATCGCGCCCGACAATGAGTACAACATGCTCATGAGCGCTCTGCGGGTGAGCGTGAGCCGGCATCTGATGGATGCGCATTTCACCCTTATCAGCGCCAACCCCTACTATTACGAGCTTATCGGCTACCCAAAGGATGAGTACGAGGCGCTGTTCCACAACCGGCCAGATATCTATTTCAACCAAAACCCGGAGGACTGGTCGGCCATTGTCGAAAAGGTAGCAGCTGCCGCCGGCGCGGGCCACACCAGCTATGAGGCCATGGCGCGCATGTACCACAAGAGCGGCCGGGCCATGTGGATCAAGATGGTGGGCGTCTTTACCGACGAGGTGGTCGATGGCTGCCCGGTGGCCTACACGGTCATGACCGACATGACCGACTACATCGAGCAGGAGCAGGCCCTGCAGCGCAGCAACGCCAAGCTGCTGGAGCTGGCCTTTGTGGACCCGATGACCAGGGGACCCAACCGCTCTAAATTTGACATGGACGCCGGCGGCGCGATCCTGGAGGGCGCGCCCGGCGACTATGTGCTGGTCTCCATGGATATCCGCAAGTTCAAGCTCATCAACGACCTCTTTGGGATCGAGATGGGTGACCAGACCCTGCGCTATGTGTACGAGGTCATGCGGCGACATCTAAAAGACGACGAGCTTGTCTGCCGCGCCGCCGCGGACAATTTCTGCCTGCTGCTCCAAAACGCGGACAAGCGGATGCTCGTCAACCGGCTTGAGCGGATGGCTCAGGACATCAACAGCTTTAACGACGGCTGCGAGCGCAAATATTTCCTCTCCCTGGCCTTTGGCATCTACCCGGTGCTGGACCCCAACCTGCCGCTCACCCAGCAGCTGGACCGGGCCAACGTGGCACTGAAGAACGTGAAGGACGCGGGCGACAGCCGCCTGTTCGCCTGCCAGTTTTACTCCGACCTGGACCGCCTGAAGCTCATGCGGGAAAAGGACATGGAAAACCGCATGCAGGACGCCCTGCTGAACGGCGAGTTCGTGGTCTACCTGCAGCCTAAGCTGTCCTTAAAAGACGATGCCATCGCCGGCGCCGAGGCCCTGGTGCGCTGGCAGGACCCCGAGCGCGGGCTGATTCCGCCGGATGAGTTCATCCCCTTCTTTGAGAAAAACCGCTTTATCGTGGAGGTGGACCTGTACGTGTTCGAGCAGGTCTGTATCCTGCTGCGGGGGTGGCTGGACAGAGGCGTGAAGCCAGTGCCCATCTCGGTGAACATGTCCCGGGCGCACCTGGCCGACGCCGATTTCCTGGACGCCTACGAGGCCATCCGAAGCGAGTACAGCGTGCCGCCGGAGCTTCTGGAAATCGAGCTGACCGAGACCCTGGTGTTCACCAACCCCGAGATGCTCTTTCAGGTCATCGACCAGATTCACAGGCGGGGCTACCGCTGCTCCATGGACGACTTTGGCAGCGGCTACTCCTCCCTCAACCTGCTCAAGGACCTGCAGATGGATACCCTCAAGCTGGACCGGGCCTTTTTCACCTCCCAGAACGCCGACAACCCCAGGGAACGGGACGTGGTGACCTCGGTCATCGACATGGCCGAAAAGCTCTCCATGTCCACAGTGGCCGAGGGTGTGGAAAGCCAGAAGCAGGTGGAATTCCTCAGACAGTCAAGCTGCGACATGGTGCAGGGCTATGTATTCTCCCGCCCGGTGCCCATCCCGGATTTTGAGACGCTGGCCTTTGGCGGCGGTGAAACTGACAACCCTTAA